From Deinococcus wulumuqiensis R12, one genomic window encodes:
- the hutI gene encoding imidazolonepropionase, with protein MSETLFTGISQLVTPRPGPQRGAAMRELNMTEDAALLVKDGVTHWVGPAAQAPTAAETVDLGGRAVVPGLVDPHTHAVWAGDRLADWEAKLSGATYEEILARGGGIRSTMRATAAAGVEELVALARPRLAALRASGATTTEVKSGYGLDFDAELRMLRAVRELQAEFELRPTLLIHVPPTEGRTAYVQGVCADLIPQVAREGLAEAVDVFTEKEAFSVEETRQIFAAARTHGLRVKLHADQFHAIGGTELACEVGALSVDHLEASTEAQIRALAASDTVATILPGVTLHLGLPAAPGRKLIDAGAIVAVGTDLNPGSSPVFSTQLALALAIRLCKLTPAEALTACTVNAAHALGLPDRGSLSAGQRADFLVLHSPDWRDLPYTLGASPVQDVFLAGVKL; from the coding sequence ATGTCTGAGACGCTGTTTACCGGGATTTCCCAGCTCGTCACCCCCCGCCCCGGCCCGCAGCGCGGCGCGGCGATGCGTGAGCTGAACATGACCGAGGACGCTGCTCTGCTGGTGAAAGACGGCGTGACTCACTGGGTCGGCCCCGCTGCTCAGGCTCCTACCGCCGCCGAAACCGTTGACCTCGGCGGGCGGGCCGTGGTGCCGGGCCTGGTTGACCCCCACACCCACGCGGTCTGGGCGGGTGACCGGCTGGCCGACTGGGAAGCCAAGCTGAGCGGCGCGACCTACGAGGAGATTCTGGCGCGGGGCGGCGGCATCCGCTCGACCATGCGGGCCACGGCTGCCGCTGGCGTGGAAGAACTCGTCGCGCTGGCCCGCCCACGCCTCGCCGCGCTGCGGGCGTCCGGCGCGACCACCACCGAAGTCAAGAGCGGCTACGGCCTCGACTTCGACGCCGAGCTACGGATGCTGCGGGCCGTGCGCGAGTTGCAGGCCGAGTTCGAGCTGCGGCCCACCTTGCTCATTCACGTGCCGCCCACCGAGGGCCGCACCGCATACGTGCAGGGCGTCTGCGCCGACCTGATTCCGCAGGTGGCCCGTGAGGGGCTGGCGGAAGCGGTGGACGTGTTCACCGAGAAGGAAGCGTTCAGCGTGGAGGAAACGCGGCAGATCTTCGCGGCGGCGCGGACGCACGGCCTGCGGGTCAAGCTGCACGCCGACCAGTTCCACGCCATCGGCGGCACTGAGCTGGCGTGCGAGGTGGGGGCACTCAGCGTGGATCACCTCGAAGCGAGCACCGAAGCACAAATCCGCGCCCTGGCCGCGTCGGACACGGTGGCGACGATTCTGCCGGGGGTGACGCTACACCTGGGCCTGCCCGCCGCTCCGGGCCGGAAACTCATTGATGCAGGCGCGATTGTCGCCGTCGGCACCGACCTCAACCCCGGTTCCTCGCCCGTGTTCAGCACGCAACTGGCGCTTGCCCTCGCCATTCGCCTGTGCAAACTGACGCCCGCCGAAGCGCTCACCGCCTGCACCGTCAACGCGGCGCACGCGCTCGGCCTGCCTGACCGGGGCAGCCTGAGCGCAGGCCAGCGGGCCGATTTTCTGGTGCTGCACAGCCCCGACTGGCGCGACCTTCCCTACACCCTGGGCGCAAGTCCCGTGCAGGACGTGTTTCTTGCAGGAGTAAAGCTATGA
- the hutH gene encoding histidine ammonia-lyase, whose amino-acid sequence MILDNHLSLPQFIQVVRHGEKVELSDAARQRIQTARAVIKNIVEGDAAIYGVNTGFGKFENVQIDPSQLAQLQYNLIVSHAIGVGEPLPAEVVRGMLLLRAQSLSLGHSGVRVEVVELLLSLLNAGAHPVIPAQGSVGASGDLAPLAHLALGLIGLGEIEYQGQVRPAADVLGELGLRPVTLQAKEGLALINGTQLMGSLLALALHDAKTLLGTANLAAAMTVEAKYGSHRPFQSDVVGLRPHPGAVEVARELREFLAGSEIAPSHLTGDGKVQDAYSLRAVPQVHGATWDAIAQAERVLAVEFASVTDNPLIFPETGEVVSGGNFHGQPLAVTIDALKVAVAELGSISERRTEQLLNPALSGLPAFLTPQGGLNSGFMIAQYTSAALVSENKVLAHPASVDSIPTSANQEDHVSMGAHAARQLRAIVQNVQNVLAIELMCAAQGLDFQKLRAGKGVQAAYEYIRSFVPHLEQDRYFRPEVLRLREEIASGGLLRVAQAVPLGTVTPAKLADRGENDLDTTSRH is encoded by the coding sequence ATGATTCTGGACAACCATCTCAGCCTGCCGCAGTTCATTCAGGTCGTCCGGCACGGCGAAAAAGTCGAACTTTCAGACGCCGCCCGCCAGCGCATTCAAACCGCCCGCGCCGTGATTAAAAACATCGTGGAGGGCGACGCGGCCATCTACGGCGTGAACACCGGCTTCGGCAAGTTCGAGAACGTGCAGATCGACCCCAGCCAGCTCGCGCAGCTTCAGTACAACCTGATCGTGTCGCACGCCATCGGGGTGGGCGAACCGCTGCCTGCCGAGGTGGTGCGCGGCATGCTCCTCTTGCGGGCGCAGTCGCTCTCGCTGGGGCATTCCGGCGTGCGCGTGGAAGTGGTCGAATTGCTGCTCTCACTCCTGAACGCCGGAGCGCATCCGGTCATTCCCGCGCAGGGCAGCGTGGGGGCGTCGGGCGACCTCGCGCCGCTGGCGCACCTCGCTCTGGGGCTGATCGGGCTGGGCGAAATCGAATATCAGGGTCAGGTGCGGCCCGCCGCCGACGTGCTGGGCGAACTGGGGCTGCGGCCCGTCACCTTGCAGGCGAAGGAAGGGCTGGCCCTCATCAACGGCACGCAGCTGATGGGCAGCCTGCTGGCGCTGGCGCTGCACGACGCAAAAACGCTGCTGGGCACGGCAAACCTGGCCGCCGCGATGACGGTGGAAGCCAAGTACGGCTCGCACCGGCCCTTTCAGAGCGACGTGGTGGGCCTGCGCCCGCACCCCGGCGCGGTGGAAGTCGCCCGCGAGCTGCGCGAGTTCCTGGCCGGGTCGGAGATTGCCCCCAGCCACCTGACCGGCGACGGCAAGGTGCAGGACGCCTACAGCCTGCGGGCCGTGCCCCAGGTACACGGGGCCACCTGGGACGCCATCGCCCAGGCCGAGCGCGTGCTGGCGGTGGAATTCGCGTCCGTCACCGACAATCCCCTGATTTTCCCGGAGACTGGCGAGGTCGTTTCGGGCGGCAACTTCCACGGGCAGCCGCTGGCCGTGACCATCGACGCGCTCAAGGTCGCGGTGGCCGAACTGGGCAGCATTTCCGAGCGCCGCACCGAGCAACTGCTCAACCCGGCGCTGAGCGGCCTGCCCGCGTTCCTGACACCGCAGGGAGGCCTGAACAGCGGCTTCATGATCGCGCAGTACACCTCGGCGGCGCTGGTGAGCGAGAACAAGGTGCTGGCCCACCCCGCCAGCGTGGACTCCATTCCCACCAGCGCCAACCAGGAAGACCATGTGAGCATGGGCGCACACGCGGCGCGGCAGCTGCGGGCCATCGTGCAGAACGTGCAAAACGTGCTGGCCATCGAGCTGATGTGCGCGGCGCAGGGGTTGGACTTCCAGAAGCTGCGGGCCGGGAAGGGCGTGCAGGCCGCCTACGAGTACATCCGTTCATTCGTGCCGCACCTGGAGCAGGACCGTTACTTCCGGCCGGAGGTGCTGCGCCTGCGGGAGGAAATCGCGTCTGGTGGGCTGCTGCGGGTGGCTCAGGCGGTGCCATTGGGGACGGTGACTCCGGCCAAGCTGGCCGACCGGGGAGAGAACGACCTGGACACGACTTCGCGGCACTGA
- a CDS encoding Uma2 family endonuclease, whose product MTEPAFNAMSMDEYLRTEELSPFKREFVAGFVYALHAPAGVSQGHSQIGMNIAGSLFREARRQGCRLHMGEMRLQVGNAMFYPDVMLACGDTFQTYFETAPCLLVEVLSPSSASTDRVGKYAMYTGIPTLQTYLIVEQNERRIYAYQREGNEWTLHEVAGEGAIDIPCLGTRLSLSDVYDGVLGD is encoded by the coding sequence ATGACGGAGCCTGCCTTCAATGCGATGAGCATGGACGAATATCTGCGGACGGAAGAACTCAGCCCGTTCAAGCGGGAGTTCGTGGCGGGCTTCGTGTACGCGTTGCACGCGCCGGCCGGGGTGAGCCAGGGGCATTCGCAGATTGGAATGAACATCGCCGGTTCGCTGTTCCGCGAGGCCAGACGCCAGGGCTGCCGCCTTCACATGGGTGAGATGCGGCTTCAGGTCGGCAACGCCATGTTCTACCCCGACGTGATGCTGGCCTGCGGCGACACGTTCCAGACCTATTTCGAGACGGCCCCCTGCCTGCTCGTCGAAGTCCTGTCGCCCAGCAGCGCCAGCACTGACCGGGTGGGCAAATACGCGATGTACACAGGCATTCCGACGTTGCAGACCTACCTGATCGTCGAGCAGAACGAGCGCCGCATCTACGCCTACCAGCGCGAGGGGAACGAATGGACGCTGCATGAGGTCGCTGGAGAAGGGGCCATCGACATTCCCTGCCTCGGCACCCGGCTGAGCCTGAGTGACGTGTACGACGGGGTTCTTGGCGACTGA
- a CDS encoding agmatinase, with protein sequence MTHPTHLTYSGIPTFARAPLVDPFGDWRSDVAVLGVPFDIALGFRPGARFAPRALREASLRSVPPFTGLDGRTRLAGVTFADASDVILPSLEPELAHERTTEAARAVRQRCKVPVFLGGDHSVSYPLLRAFADVPDLHIVQLDAHLDFTDVRNDTRWSNSSPFRRACEALPNLKHITTVGLRGLRFDPEAVAAARARGHTLIPMEDVTADLNAVLERLPQGKNVYFSVDVDGFDPAVIPGTSSPEPDGLTYAQGMKILAAAAAKNNIVGMDVVELAPGLDPTGRSELLMARLMMETLCEVFDHV encoded by the coding sequence ATGACCCACCCCACCCACCTGACCTACTCCGGCATTCCCACCTTCGCCCGCGCCCCACTGGTCGACCCTTTCGGCGACTGGCGCAGTGACGTGGCCGTGCTGGGCGTGCCCTTCGACATCGCCCTGGGCTTCCGGCCCGGTGCCCGTTTCGCGCCGCGTGCCCTGCGGGAAGCGTCCCTGCGGAGCGTGCCCCCATTCACTGGGCTTGACGGCAGAACCCGCCTCGCGGGCGTGACCTTTGCCGATGCCAGCGACGTGATTCTGCCCAGCCTGGAACCCGAACTGGCGCACGAGCGCACCACCGAGGCGGCCCGAGCCGTGCGCCAGCGCTGCAAAGTCCCCGTGTTCCTGGGCGGCGACCACTCGGTGAGTTATCCGCTGCTGCGGGCCTTTGCCGACGTGCCCGACCTCCACATCGTGCAACTGGACGCCCACCTGGATTTCACCGACGTTCGCAACGACACGCGCTGGAGCAATTCCAGCCCCTTCCGCCGGGCGTGCGAGGCCCTGCCCAACCTGAAGCACATCACCACCGTGGGTCTGCGCGGGCTGCGCTTCGACCCCGAAGCGGTGGCGGCGGCGCGGGCACGCGGGCACACCCTCATTCCGATGGAGGACGTGACCGCCGACCTGAACGCCGTGCTGGAGCGGCTGCCCCAGGGCAAGAACGTCTACTTTTCCGTCGATGTGGACGGCTTCGACCCCGCCGTCATTCCCGGCACGTCCAGCCCCGAACCCGACGGCCTGACCTACGCGCAGGGCATGAAAATTCTGGCGGCGGCAGCGGCAAAAAATAACATTGTCGGCATGGACGTGGTCGAACTCGCGCCGGGCCTCGACCCGACGGGCCGCAGCGAACTCCTGATGGCGCGACTGATGATGGAGACGTTGTGCGAGGTGTTCGACCATGTCTGA